From the Xenopus laevis strain J_2021 chromosome 7L, Xenopus_laevis_v10.1, whole genome shotgun sequence genome, the window CCGCGTCTGCTTTCATTTCTTTAGCAGACCTCGATGTAACTGAAGGCTGGGACACCTGGGTGGCTTCAGAGAGAGATGTGTTTCTTGATGTGCTGTCTTCTTCATCAGAACCCTCAGGATGTGCATTTTTCTCTTCCTCAGAAAGACGGTCCACAAGCTTTAATGTCTCACCACTAATTcccttaaaatattcaatagaATGTTTACAGACCTCACTGAACTCATATTtctttactttggctgttgaagTGGCATTGGGTGCAGATCTTACCTTGACTGGTAATTTTGAGGGAGCCTGTTTAGGTGCCTGCTTCTCTAACTTTTCCTGCTTCTGCTTTGGTGTCACATATTTCTGCACTGGAGGATTCActctattcaaattttttactggGATTTTAGATTTAATATCTGCATTGGATATAAATTCCTGCTTCGTGCATTTTTCAACTTTACTAGATAATTTCTTCCTGCCAGATATAGTGTTTGTATGACTAACCTGGTTGGAGATGGGCCTTACTGAAACTGCCTTAACAGGCAATTTAGATCTTGGCCTATTCATGAATAAATCGGATGTTTTTTGTTCtcctatttgtatttttttcttatccCTATCACCATGATGATTAGATGATCCCACCTCTTTCCCTACAGTCAATCTTATTTTGTTCCCTTTCATTTCGTGCTTGGTATCAACCTCCTTACTAAGAACCAGATtaatggtattattattatttatatttacggcagaaaaatccaaattgttatTGTTGTTACAATTTTCTGCCTGGAAATCGTGTATTTCTATCTGGCTGTTAGACACTTTTGTCAATGAAATGTTGTTATCTTTATCTAAATCTGATACAGCCTCTACTTTGACTGCCACTTCTCCAGTGCCATCTTTCTTCGTAGACATTGTTGAGGCAGAAATGCCCATCTTTATAGGTGTTCTCAATTTAGGATCAACTTTAGAAGTGGTAGCTGCTGATGACTTTTCCAATGAATTATTACCATTTGTCCCATCAAAGCATTCGCCACTGGACTGGATGACAGAGGTTTGTTCAACTGCAGATGTTTCTACTTGTTTCTCTATGATGGGTTCTACCAAGATATCCCCTGACTGTGGAAGTGTGATGGCAGTAATTTTGTCCCCTTCCCCCTTGTCCCCTGACTTCCCTTCAGAATTATGCTCaccaatctgaaaaaaatggagTCTTTCTTCAACAAAATCCCTCTTGCTCATGTCAATAGCACCACTGCGAGTCATCTCAAACATCTTCCCTTCGTGAAACGGGAAGGGGTTGGGCTCACTAGTTGGTGTACTTTCATCAGTAGGGGTTCTGGCAGGAGTGGTGTCTGGAGTAGTTGCTTGAGACTGATCTTCTACTGCCAGACTTAAAGGCTTAGGATCTTCGTCCTTGGATTTTGTTTCAAACACATCGTCGTCTCCAGCTTTGCTGGACCAAGGATCAAAGTCTAGACTTTTTGTAGCCACCGTTTTAAAAGGTGTTGCAAATTCTTCATCCACCTTATAGCTAAAATATGTGTCGGGAAATACATTTCTGTCTGGGTGCCTTCCTTCCAAAGTATATAGCTGAACTCCTGGCTTTTTATCTCCTTGTTCGTTTGTCTTGATTTCACAGTCAGAAATTTTTCTACATGGCTTATACTCCTCTGTTACTATTTTCTCCTCTTCAATAACTTCAAGTTTACTTTGACTAAAGCTACGATCACTGTGTTTCAGAACACAGCCTTCTTTGGTCCAGGGATCTTTTTTTGTGTCACAGTCTTGAATCTGCATAAACTTAGAATCACTTTCAGTTAAACCATCATCTTCATCCTGCAGCTCATAGCCATCAAGAGAATCGATTTCTGTTGCGTCAGTGTCGTGTGAGAATTCTGCAGTGGTTGCTAAGGAACATTCTGTAACAGACTGATCATTACCATTTTGTTCAACATCATTTGATGGTGAATTCAAACCTACTTCCAGGTCCTGTGATTGTTTTGATGAAGATTTTCCTGAGgtatttattttaacacattCTTTAATCtcttcatcttttattttgaAAGTGTACTTTTTAACAGCAACAGGTTGGAAAACTGATTCATCATCACTTGAATCGCTGGCTTCGAACTCAAGGGGAACAGGAGAGGGAGGCTGCACTCGTATCACAGGCTCTTCGGACAAATATTTATCATGGTCATCTTGCAAATTTACTTCAGTCATCTCCATTTCACTATCGGTGGAATGGTCATTCTTTTTACTAGAGTCGCTATGTTCACTGTCTAAAGGTGGTGGAGGTGGAAACTCAATATAAGCAACTCTGTTGTCCTTCACTCTTTTGTTTGCATCCTTGCTAATATTAATAGGATGGGGGATGTCAGTAGTGGGGGACTCTGGAATAATATGCTTAACAGAAGGTAATTTTGTTAattcttcctcttctgactcctcAGATACCTCAGGTATTGGACTTGGCTTTCCTGGTATATATGGCATTAACGAGTCAGGGGTTTTAGAGTTAAACTCATAGCTAACTTCCTCTGAACTAGGGGTTTCTGGAGTCATGGGACTCTTTCCTGAACTATCTATAAATGAAACTTGTTCCAAGGTATCATCTTCTGGACTTCCTTGTGGAGAAGGTGGTTGTTTTTGTGGCTTAATTGTAAAAAGTGTACCTCTTGTTTCTTGTACTGTTCTACTCTCTTGACTAACAACCTTTTTAACACTCCCCTGCTGAACTTCTTTTTCAACCTGCTTACCTACTTGCACGATACTAACATAAACAGGTAACATTTTTATCTCTTTCAAGACCTCGGTACCTGCCACTGAAATTTTCCTGTTTAAGTCATCAACTTTGATTTGATTATTTAATGTAGTAGCACTCTCTTTTACAGGACTGAATTCTAAAGAGTCTGGGGACTTTACAGGGGATATCTCTGGGTCTTCATTAGAAGGAAATAATCCTAGATGTTCTTGGGTCTTATACAAATTAATACCAGAACGCCTATTGCTTTCATCAGTCACAAAAGCACAATGCAGGGTTTCAGGTTTATTCTGTCTAATCAGTGGTGAAGTAGGTGTTTTTGTCAACTGAGTTTCAACTTTTGCCAAGCTAGTATCAGCATCTGaaccgtgagataactttttctcttcAGTTACTCGGACAGGGATATGGGATATGCAGCCTCCTTCCTTTTTCTGTCCACTTTTTTCATCGCTGGTCAATGCTCTGTCCTTGCGACCAAGGTCTGTGTATAAAACTTTCTTGGATGGAGATTTAACATAGTTGGTTTCTCTTGAATTAGATCCATGTTTTGGGATGGATTGCTCTTTATTGAGTTCCAAGATTGTAGCATGGGAGCCAATATTTTCATCTTCCTTATTCTGAACAAATACGTGTGTAAGGTTTTCCTTTGTTGTTTTAATATTAACTATACCAGGTGCCTCCCATGTTCTATAAAGCTTTTTGTCCAAGGTCATGGAGGATCCTGCAGAGTCTTTATTACTAGGTGATATGTTTACTTGCTGCTCTGAAAATTGGTCCCTTTTCCCTACAATTGATTTATCTATTTTGGGATCTACAAAAACATTAGTATTTTTTATCATTTCCTTGAATTTTAAACATTCTTCATTAATAGACTCTTTTAACAAGGCCATATCTCCATTTATTTCATCTGCAgtcttttgttgtttttcttttgcatggAACTGAAAAAATGGTAGCCGACTGTCCTGAAGTTTTTTAACAGGTATTTTAGATGGGGATTCTTGTTTTTTATCTTCCTGggcattgtctttattttttaaattaatgcttTGTTCAAATTTTAGTTTAATAGAACTGAGCTTTGACTGCTTTAGCTGGAATCCGGACTGGGAGCCTGGCTGCTGCGAGCCAAATTTAGCATCTTCTACCCTCTGCTCAAACATTCTTTTTTCAGGACTGCAAGGTAAACTTGTTGCTTTTCTATTATCAGCTATGGTGAAACACTTTCCATCATATCCAAAGTGATGAGCTTTAGTCCAGTCATCACTAGAAGTTCTCATATCAGTACACAAAGTTTTTTCTGGGCTACTGCTTGTAGAACTTTGACCTGAGCAAAATTCCTTACTACTCTTTTTGTGTGGCTTTTTCTCTGGAGATTGCAGTTCATCATTTAGCTTTTCTGTTTTGTCACGAAAAAATTGAGACACTTCTGTTAACTTTTCTTCAGCCTCTTTAACAGTCCTGTCCACCCTGTCTTCATACAATAATTTTTCTCTACCTCTGTCTAACCTATCCTCAGTAAAACGCATCCACATCGCATGTTTAGGACTCTTAGGGTCTCCTGCATAGTGCAACACTGTAACCTTATCAAAAGCATCATCGCCAGATATTTTACCTATGCCATTTTCAGAAACATCTTTGTATATTTTTGATAGAATGTCTTTTTTTGGTGTAGTGATCAGTTTCTCGCTGGAAAGTCTTTCTTGGCGTTGTAAGTCTGTGCCAAGGAGAAAAGCATGGTCTGCAGCTGATTCCTCTGTGTCAGAATGTGAAATATCTACTTTTTCAGAAAGGAGCATCTTTTCCGCAAATCTATAAGACTCCCCTCTAAGTTCTGACAGATCATCATCATGGTACTCTACAGAGTGCTGACTCAGTAATTTGAGTGTTTTATAGGAATCGTCAGAAATAAGTTGAGCTGAACTAGGACGACTGTCTTCTTCTTGAGAGACTGGAGTATTTACTCGTGAAGATTCCAAGTAGGATGGAAGAGACTCTTCTGCTGTAAGCTCCTCTTCCTCTACCTGTCCATGTTCATCTGAACATGCAAACATATTTCTTTCGGTAATGCCATCATTGATGTTATATTTTACATGACTCAAGTCCCTCTGATAAGCATACATTTCTTTTTCGGggtgtttttttgtttccctAATTATGACTTCTGTAGGCTCAGCTTGGTTACCTTTTTCAATATGCACCTCTATTATGCGCTCCAGCTTTGGTTTCATTTTGCTGTCCCTCTCAGAATATGGTTGTGAGGTTTCAGTGCACTTTTGAACATCTGATGTTACTGAAGACTTATGTTCAAACAGACCTGCAAGCTCTTTCGAAGGATCGCGACCTGACTGAAAAGCTTTCATTATATCATGGACAGACATTGTTTCCTCAAgtctttctgattttttttcaattactgttGGTGTGTGATACACCATTCTGGTTGTAGTGGTAATATGAGTTTCCTCTTTAACTCGCATGCCTTTGCTCAAAACACCTTTGTGGTCATCGTCGTCAAGTCCTGCTTTTATCTGGAAGGCTTTACTTTTGACTTTCATTGATCCAGGGGAATTTTGTTCCAAGTCCATTAAAGCTGCATTAGGTttcaagggtggaatttcacCTTTTTCAGATTCTACAATGTCTCCAGTTGAAGGTTCATAGCTCCTTATGACGTGAACTACTTCTGTCCTTGTTTCTGTTATGACAGGTGGGATAGGTACATCATGAAAAAGTGGTTTAGGACCAGTACTTTCTGCACTCTGTGGGGCTGATGGTGTTTTTTCACTTCTTGTTTCAAAACCACTATCAGACAAAGGACTTTTGTCTTGTTCATGTTGTGAAAAGTCATCAGGTGATTCTAAGTTCATATCAGTCCCAAATAGAGAGTCGGAAAGTTTACATAACTCTTTTTCTGAAGCAGAGGATCTCATGGAGGAAGGTGGCATCTTAAGCTTATGCTCCTGTAAAGTCATTGCTGGTTTCAACACCCTTTTTTGTCTCTCTTCCCCTTCTTTTTTGCAATCATCATACTTGTATTTTAGGGTTGAAAATGTATTTCCTCCAATATCATTGGTTAAATAATCAATGACCTTTGTCAGGTTATAGTCTTTATCTGATAAGGTTCTTGTTTTTATCTCTACTTTATCTGGTGCATGTGTGTTTACAAACTGCCTTGCTTCTTCAAGTTCCTCATTACTAAATTCTACCCATTCATCCTCCGGTGAGTGTCCAGCATGACATGTAGACAACTTGTTTTCGAGAaacacatctttttttaaaatttcactaACTTTCACTAAATCCTCTTTTACTTTTTCGACCAGTTTAAATGGCTCTTCATCCTCAATTCTAGCTTCTTTTGTTATTTCAGGATTAAACGCTGAAGTGTCAGTCTGTAAAATTGCTGTCATCCTTATCAAATCTTCTTTCATGTCTGCAACATCTTTCAGTATCTCCTGACTAGAGGATAATGAAGCGCTGGTGGCTAACTTAAGAGCACTAGGTGCTAAAAACAAAGACGTTTTAGCAGGAGTGGAAGCCCACTGGGAAGTGCTCTCAGTGGATACATTTTTGGATGGAGACAAAAGAGCAGCAGCTGATTTTGTAAATGAAGCAGACTCAGTCAGTTTTTTAAAGGTTGGCTCTGATAAAACATTTATAACAGAATAAACTGGCACGGTTATTGTTGATGAAGTTACAGATGAGGTAGTAGAGGCAAGTGTAGACCTAAATGATGTGTAAAGTGCGCTGGCGGCAGGATTTTGTATTGACTGAAATGCAGAAGCTGTTGAAGAAAAAGACCTGAGTGGTGAATATGGCAGTGGAGTAGTAGAAGAAACAGAGTAGTTTTTCTCAACTGCATCTATAGTTGCATTAACAGTAGAGCTTGCAGATTTTGTGCCTGTAGCTATCTTGTCCTGAAAATGGACAGCTGACCCATTAATATAATTTGAACATAGTGGATATTTTAATGGTGATGCAGATCCATTAACTAAGCCAACTTCACTTGGCCCATTGGCAAGTTTTAAAGGTGAAGATAGAGAAGATGCCATAGTCACTTTAGCAGAAGAgactgattttaaaggagaagatgAAAGTGACCCTGCAGATGTAATGATGGATTTGAAGGGCAAGCTTGaagaatacatatttatatttgatttagGGGATGCTGGAGGTGTCATTGTAATGGACGATCTCTCTAAAAGGGAACCAGCAGTAGTCACTGGAGAAGTTCTGGAGGCAAAAGGAGAGCAAGAAGGCAGCCCTTTGAAAGACGTAGTCTCTGCTATGGTAGAAGCTCTGATTGGTGAGCCAGTGGAAACTTGAATTGCGTAGGGAGACTGCATCGCAACGGTTTTTATAGGTGAAGCAATTGTCCGATATGATCTTATTGGAGATGCTACATCGCTAACAGATTTAATAGAAGAAGTAGTAGAAGCtcctaatgtggattttataggaGAAGCAGAAGAACCAGACCAAATTGATTTTAATGGGGATGCTGAGGGCGTATTAGAGGAAGAGCTTGATAGAGAGGTAAAGCCTGATTTGGTTTGTCCAGGCACTGTAATTGGAGCAGTCGTCCATGACTGGTAAGGTCTTGTTGGAAAGCTTGGCTTGTATGAATAAGTAGTAGGAATGGGTCTTGTGGATCCTGGGCTCCGATCAAGCGGTTCTTTCATgagtaaattaaaattaaaatgcaaaattaacaaaaatgattGAGGAAACAGAGAGaccagagaaaaaaaagattggtcAGTAAAGATTATAGTATTTCAAAAGCAAGTACAATTGTTTTATGATTTAGAATGTTGATGAAGGAGAAGAtgggttgataaaaaaaaagagaaggaaatttCCTTGGTATGAAAATGAGCCAAGAATGTCAGCAACATAAAATGAGGACAGAAAacacaaagcaaacaaacaatgAAGGACAAAAACACAACACATAGAAAAATGGGTCAAATATTCTCCACCTACTCAAACTTCCTATTGACTTTCTGATGTGCTTGTTTAATGTTACACAAATTGCACGGTCCTGCCAAacgcacaatatatatatttgtgtagagTTAGTAGTTAAATTAGTATTGCGCTTTCTCTGGTTGTACCATTGTGAAACACATTattgtcattaaaaaaacaatataaagtgAAAATACAACTTTCGTTTATGCTTTTCGCTCTGGAACCATTCAGGTCTATTCATGCACGACTCGGGGAGGTTTATGTGACAAGCAAAGTGCAAACTGTGAAGAGACTGGGGACAATTCGGAGATATATCTTCCATGCAAAATTCATAGCTATGTCGCACAATCACAAAGCCAATAAgagcagggatttttttttctctagaaagTTGGAAGAATGTTTGTTCTTTTCTTGCATTATtcatgctggtttttttttttcttacatgttTGGTAAACCAAAGAAAATGTGGATGGAATGgatttaatttaaacaaataaataaaataacacttgGAGTTGAATACAGTACATGAAATATGTGGCTTTCATAAGGTGGTCAGGCAGGAATAAGCAAAAAGAGGCTGATTATTGCATTGAAGCATGCATGGAATGTAATGAAGATACAAGCAGATGTATTATGAAGTCGAGTTATTATTAAATCACATGTTTAATGCCAAGGTTTTCCCATGCCAGTCCTTAAGGTATTGTAGTTTGCTGGGTTCTTTATTCACCCATCCATTAATTTGGCTGCCTTTTATTTTGTCTGATCTACAGATGGAGCTAGCTTTATGCAGATATTGCACTCATCATATACTCGTTTTCTACTGAAATTAATGCTATGGAATATTGAACTGGGTTGTGCAATGAATTGCTCCATTATATATGCAAAAACCCAGCCTCTGGGATGCCAGCGCTTCATGTTCAGCAACATTATCTTTAACTCTATGCGCCATAGGGAATATTTAATATCATTAGGTTAATATTTGTGATTGGGTAAATACTGGGATTTTTCGATACTTTACACAGAACTGCAGCTGGAAAACCTGGCTTACTGTACAcattcaaaatttaatttaaaagaagaGTTCATCATTCTGCTTAAGGTTGGAAAATATGTGAAtgccatgttttaaataaaatattggcaCTGATATGTTGCATTAGGAAATACTGGCACTAATAACTTGCATTATGAAATCTCTTACACTATGAAAGGGGTACTGATATCCTGTATAGAAAAACATCATTGTGTGCTTGCAAAAGGAGACACTGGCACAACCTGTAGCATGAAATATTGGCACTAATAATTCTACATCATTAAGTATCTGCACTAAAATCCTGCATGGAAAAAAATAAGTCCTATtttgataagtaaaccttaaaaattaagtgaatgtaaaattgatgagggagataagaacttttgcaatgtacattaattttttttttaattccaagatattaaaggttacatgtcctgttaatatgaattaatcttgttacaacagcgccacctgctggtcattttctgaccaccaagtagtcaaggaagttgtcaggagaaagaaagaggctgctcctATGTTCATCTGCTTaggaattagaaacctttctcaaatgtttcctaaacagaagaacatcagagtagcctctttctttctcctgacaacttccttgactacttggtggtcagactggtgggaaaatgaccagcaggtggcgctgttgtaacaaaattcaatcATATTACCAatatatgtaacctttaatatcttggaattaaaaaaaaaaatagaaaaataatttacttagcaaaagttcttagaatagcacccttgtcaattttacatccacttatttttaaggtttacttatcaaaATAGGACTGAGTTTTCCCATgcaggatttcagtgcagacacttaataatatataattatcagTGCCAATATTTCATGCTACAGTTTGTGCCAGCGTCTTCTTTTGCAAGCACACCATGATGTTGTCACTTACTTTTatggtttacttatgctttaaggAAACTccttat encodes:
- the LOC108696078 gene encoding ankyrin-3 isoform X2; the protein is MAHAASQLKKNRDLDINAEEEAKEKRKHRKRSKDRKKKTDTNASYLRAARSGNLEKALDYLKNGVDINICNQNGLNALHLTSKEGHVEIVSELIQRGADVDASTKKGNTALHIASLAGQTEVVRVLVTNGANVNAQSQNGFTPLYMAAQENHQEVVKFLLDNGASQSLATEDGFTPLAVALQQGHDQVVSLLLENDTKGKVRLPALHIAARKDDTKAAALLLQNDHNADVESKSGFTPLHIAAHYGNINVATLLLNRGAAVDFTARNDITPLHVASKRGNANMVKLLLDRGSKIEARTRDGLTPLHCGARSGHEQVVGMLLDRGAPIMPKTKNGLSPLHMATQGDHLNCVQHLLQHNVPVDDVTNDYLTALHVAAHCGHYKVAKVLLDKKANPNAKALNGFTPLHIACKKNRLKVMELLLKHGASLQAVTESGLTPIHVAAFMGHVNIASQLIHHGASPNTTNVRGETALHMAARAGQSEVVRYLLQNGAQVEAKAKDDQTPLHISARLGKADIVQQLLKQGASPDSATTSGYTPLHLSCREGNDDVASVLLEHGASFGIVTKKGFTPLHVAAKYGKLEVVKLLLQKNASPDAAGKSGLTPLHVAAHYDNQKVALLLLDKGASPHGAAKNGYTPLHIAAKKNQMDIATTLLEYGADANAITKQGIAPVHLAAQEGNVDMVSLLLTRNANVNVSNKSGLTPLHLAAQEDRVGVAEVLANQGAVIDGTTKMGYTPLHVASHYGNIKMVTFLLQHGSKVNAKTKNGYTPLHQAAQQGHTHIINVLLQHGASPNEVTVNGNTALAIARRLGYISVVDTLKVVTEETLTTVLVTEKHKMNVPETMNEVLDMSDDEVHRANVPEIVSDAEYMSDGDEGEDAMTGDTDKYLGPQDLKELGDDSLPQEGYTGFSIGARSASLRSFSSDRSYTLNRSSFARDSMMIEELLAPSKDQHLSLTREFDSDSLRHYSWATDTLDNVNLVSSPVHSGFLVSFMVDARGGSMRGSRHNGMRIIIPPRKCTAPTRITCRLVKRHKLATPPPMVEGEGLASRLVEVGPSGAQFLGPVIVEIPHFGSMRSKERELIVLRSENGETWKEHQYDCRVEELTELLNGMDEELDSAEELEKKRICRVVTKDFPQYFAVVSRIKQESNQIGPEGGTLKSTTVPRVQAAFPEGALTKKIRVGLQAQPAPDELVKKVIGNRATFSPIVTVEPRRRKFHKPITMTIPIPPPSGEGVSNGYKGDTTPSLRLLCSITGGTSPAQWEDITGTTPLTFVNDCVSFTTNVSARFWLGDCHQIPETVSLATQLYRELICVPYMAKFVVFAKMNDPVEARLRCFCMTDDKVDKTLEQQENFEEVARSKDIEVLEGKPIHVDCYGNLAPLTKGGQQLIFNFYAFKENRLPFSVKVRDPSHEPCGRLSFLKEPKTTKGLPQTAVCNLNITLPTQKKETESDQDDENEKADRRQNFVSLALRKRYSYLTEPGMKPLDRSPGSTRPIPTTYSYKPSFPTRPYQSWTTAPITVPGQTKSGFTSLSSSSSNTPSASPLKSIWSGSSASPIKSTLGASTTSSIKSVSDVASPIRSYRTIASPIKTVAMQSPYAIQVSTGSPIRASTIAETTSFKGLPSCSPFASRTSPVTTAGSLLERSSITMTPPASPKSNINMYSSSLPFKSIITSAGSLSSSPLKSVSSAKVTMASSLSSPLKLANGPSEVGLVNGSASPLKYPLCSNYINGSAVHFQDKIATGTKSASSTVNATIDAVEKNYSVSSTTPLPYSPLRSFSSTASAFQSIQNPAASALYTSFRSTLASTTSSVTSSTITVPVYSVINVLSEPTFKKLTESASFTKSAAALLSPSKNVSTESTSQWASTPAKTSLFLAPSALKLATSASLSSSQEILKDVADMKEDLIRMTAILQTDTSAFNPEITKEARIEDEEPFKLVEKVKEDLVKVSEILKKDVFLENKLSTCHAGHSPEDEWVEFSNEELEEARQFVNTHAPDKVEIKTRTLSDKDYNLTKVIDYLTNDIGGNTFSTLKYKYDDCKKEGEERQKRVLKPAMTLQEHKLKMPPSSMRSSASEKELCKLSDSLFGTDMNLESPDDFSQHEQDKSPLSDSGFETRSEKTPSAPQSAESTGPKPLFHDVPIPPVITETRTEVVHVIRSYEPSTGDIVESEKGEIPPLKPNAALMDLEQNSPGSMKVKSKAFQIKAGLDDDDHKGVLSKGMRVKEETHITTTTRMVYHTPTVIEKKSERLEETMSVHDIMKAFQSGRDPSKELAGLFEHKSSVTSDVQKCTETSQPYSERDSKMKPKLERIIEVHIEKGNQAEPTEVIIRETKKHPEKEMYAYQRDLSHVKYNINDGITERNMFACSDEHGQVEEEELTAEESLPSYLESSRVNTPVSQEEDSRPSSAQLISDDSYKTLKLLSQHSVEYHDDDLSELRGESYRFAEKMLLSEKVDISHSDTEESAADHAFLLGTDLQRQERLSSEKLITTPKKDILSKIYKDVSENGIGKISGDDAFDKVTVLHYAGDPKSPKHAMWMRFTEDRLDRGREKLLYEDRVDRTVKEAEEKLTEVSQFFRDKTEKLNDELQSPEKKPHKKSSKEFCSGQSSTSSSPEKTLCTDMRTSSDDWTKAHHFGYDGKCFTIADNRKATSLPCSPEKRMFEQRVEDAKFGSQQPGSQSGFQLKQSKLSSIKLKFEQSINLKNKDNAQEDKKQESPSKIPVKKLQDSRLPFFQFHAKEKQQKTADEINGDMALLKESINEECLKFKEMIKNTNVFVDPKIDKSIVGKRDQFSEQQVNISPSNKDSAGSSMTLDKKLYRTWEAPGIVNIKTTKENLTHVFVQNKEDENIGSHATILELNKEQSIPKHGSNSRETNYVKSPSKKVLYTDLGRKDRALTSDEKSGQKKEGGCISHIPVRVTEEKKLSHGSDADTSLAKVETQLTKTPTSPLIRQNKPETLHCAFVTDESNRRSGINLYKTQEHLGLFPSNEDPEISPVKSPDSLEFSPVKESATTLNNQIKVDDLNRKISVAGTEVLKEIKMLPVYVSIVQVGKQVEKEVQQGSVKKVVSQESRTVQETRGTLFTIKPQKQPPSPQGSPEDDTLEQVSFIDSSGKSPMTPETPSSEEVSYEFNSKTPDSLMPYIPGKPSPIPEVSEESEEEELTKLPSVKHIIPESPTTDIPHPINISKDANKRVKDNRVAYIEFPPPPPLDSEHSDSSKKNDHSTDSEMEMTEVNLQDDHDKYLSEEPVIRVQPPSPVPLEFEASDSSDDESVFQPVAVKKYTFKIKDEEIKECVKINTSGKSSSKQSQDLEVGLNSPSNDVEQNGNDQSVTECSLATTAEFSHDTDATEIDSLDGYELQDEDDGLTESDSKFMQIQDCDTKKDPWTKEGCVLKHSDRSFSQSKLEVIEEEKIVTEEYKPCRKISDCEIKTNEQGDKKPGVQLYTLEGRHPDRNVFPDTYFSYKVDEEFATPFKTVATKSLDFDPWSSKAGDDDVFETKSKDEDPKPLSLAVEDQSQATTPDTTPARTPTDESTPTSEPNPFPFHEGKMFEMTRSGAIDMSKRDFVEERLHFFQIGEHNSEGKSGDKGEGDKITAITLPQSGDILVEPIIEKQVETSAVEQTSVIQSSGECFDGTNGNNSLEKSSAATTSKVDPKLRTPIKMGISASTMSTKKDGTGEVAVKVEAVSDLDKDNNISLTKVSNSQIEIHDFQAENCNNNNNLDFSAVNINNNNTINLVLSKEVDTKHEMKGNKIRLTVGKEVGSSNHHGDRDKKKIQIGEQKTSDLFMNRPRSKLPVKAVSVRPISNQVSHTNTISGRKKLSSKVEKCTKQEFISNADIKSKIPVKNLNRVNPPVQKYVTPKQKQEKLEKQAPKQAPSKLPVKVRSAPNATSTAKVKKYEFSEVCKHSIEYFKGISGETLKLVDRLSEEEKNAHPEGSDEEDSTSRNTSLSEATQVSQPSVTSRSAKEMKADAATLKSKIEKTDRERRNIRRTGPQSPCERTDIRMAIVADHLGLSWTELARELNFSVDEINQIRVENPNSLTAQSFMLLKKWVGRDGKNATTDALTNVLTKINRIDIVTLLEGPIFDYGNISGTRSFADDNIFLDSPVDGWPSEASSMLVEPPTPDRKLNNELMERLDDSHETITSYLKGEVGRLESNVSPSESITEGKTRSTAPETDNKKTNEKQCAKPKTLQGKGEQTSPSVHQKSQEVTSKTVIGEHKSSLPISAKRMSGHTEEGSSSDPKSEAYKVKTKKEVRNIEKKGYS